From one Papio anubis isolate 15944 chromosome 12, Panubis1.0, whole genome shotgun sequence genomic stretch:
- the LOC101010789 gene encoding membrane-spanning 4-domains subfamily A member 12 produces the protein MVSSKPTSHAGVYETTPNPYYPPSSFTAPGSQQPPGSINLENQAQGAQSAQPYFITSPGTSAVSQPGQGNTQMINPSVGRAVINFKEEAKVLGVIQIMVGLMHLGFGIILCLTVFPYGRVLGFASTAVISGYPFWGGLSFIISGSLSVSASKELSSCLVKGSLGMNIVSSIFAFIGVILLVVDMCINGIPNQDYSAVLSGQGISAMLMIFSLLEVCTACVTAYFANQANTTTNMPVLVIPNMYENNPVTPASSSAPPRCNNYSN, from the exons ATGGTGTCATCCAAGCCAACAAGCCATGCTGGAGTATATGAAACCACACCCAACCCTTACTACCCACCAAGCAGCTTTACGGCTCCTGGATCTCAACAGCCTCCGGGTTCAATCAACTTAGAAAACCAAGCTCAGGGTGCTCAGAGTGCTCAGCCCTACTTCATCACATCTCCAGGAACCTCTGCTGTCAGTCAACCAGGTCAAGGAAATACACAAATGATAAATCCAAGCGTGGGAAGAGCAGTAATAAACTTTAAAGAAGAAGCAAAGGTACTAGGG gtaaTCCAGATCATGGTTGGATTGATGCACCTTGGTTTTGGAATTATTTTGTGTCTAACAGTATTCCCTTATGGAAGAGTACTCGGTTTTGCCTCTACTGCTGTTATTAGTGGATACCCATTCTGGGGTGGCCTTTCT TTCATTATCTCAGGCTCTCTCTCTGTGTCAGCATCCAAGGAGCTTTCCTCTTGTCTG GTGAAAGGCAGCCTGGGAATGAACATTGTTAGTTCTATCTTTGCCTTCATTGGAGTGATTCTGCTGGTGGTGGATATGTGCATCAATGGGATACCTAACCAAGACTATTCGGCCGTG CTTTCTGGACAAGGCATTTCAGCCATGCTGATGATCTTCTCCCTCTTGGAGGTCTGCACAGCTTGTGTCACAGCTTATTTTGCCAACCAAGCAAACACCACGACCAACATG cCTGTCCTGGTTATTCCAAATATGTATGAAAACAACCCTGTGACACCAGCGTCTTCTTCAGCGCCTCCCAGATGCAACAACTACTCTAACTAA
- the MS4A1 gene encoding B-lymphocyte antigen CD20 isoform X2, protein MTTPRNSVNGTFPAEPMKGPIAMQPGPKPLLRRMSSLVGPTQSFFMRESKALGAVQIMNGLFHIALGGLLMIPAGIYAPICVTVWYPLWGGIMYIISGSLLAATEKNSRKCLVKGKMIMNSLSLFAAISGMILSIMDILNIKISHFLKMESLNFIRVHTPYINIYNCEPANPSEKNSPSTQYCYSIQSLFLELVIAGIVENEWRRTCSRPKSSVVLLSAEEKKEQVIEIKEEVVGLTETSSQPKNEEDIEIIPIQEEEEEETETNFPEPPQDQESSPIENDSSP, encoded by the exons ATGACAACACCCAGAAATTCAGTAAATGGGACTTTCCCAGCAGAGCCAATGAAAGGCCCTATTGCTATGCAACCTGGTCCAAAACCACTCCTCAGGAGGATGTCTTCACTGGTGGGTCCCACGCAAAGCTTCTTCATGAGGGAATCTAAGGCTTTGGGG GCTGTCCAGATTATGAATGGGCTCTTCCACATTGCCCTGGGGGGTCTTCTGATGATCCCAGCAGGGATCTATGCACCCATCTGTGTGACTGTGTGGTACCCTCTGTGGGGAGGCATTATG TATATTATTTCCGGATCACTCCTGGCAGCAACGGAGAAAAACTCCAGGAAGTGTTTG GTCAAAGGAAAAATGATAATGAATTCATTGAGCCTCTTTGCTGCCATTTCTGGAATGATTCTTTCAATCATGGACatacttaatattaaaatttcccattttttaaaaatggagagtCTGAATTTTATTAGAGTTCACACACCATATATTAACATATACAACTGTGAACCAGCTAATCCCTCTGAGAAAAACTCTCCATCTACTCAATACTGTTACAGCATACAATCTCTGTTCCTG GAACTTGTAATAGCTGGCATCGTTGAGAATGAATGGAGAAGAACATGCTCCAGACCCAAATCT agcGTAGTTCTCCTGtcagctgaagaaaaaaaagaacaagtcattgaaataaaagaagaagtgGTTGGGCTAACTGAAACATCTTCCCAACCAAAGAATGAAGAAGAcattgaaattattccaatccaagaagaggaagaagaagaaacagagacaaaCTTTCCAGAACCTCCCCAAGATCAGGAATCTTCACCAATAGAAAATGACAGCTCTCCTTAA
- the MS4A1 gene encoding B-lymphocyte antigen CD20 isoform X3 encodes MTTPRNSVNGTFPAEPMKGPIAMQPGPKPLLRRMSSLAVQIMNGLFHIALGGLLMIPAGIYAPICVTVWYPLWGGIMYIISGSLLAATEKNSRKCLVKGKMIMNSLSLFAAISGMILSIMDILNIKISHFLKMESLNFIRVHTPYINIYNCEPANPSEKNSPSTQYCYSIQSLFLGILSVMLIFAFFQELVIAGIVENEWRRTCSRPKSSVVLLSAEEKKEQVIEIKEEVVGLTETSSQPKNEEDIEIIPIQEEEEEETETNFPEPPQDQESSPIENDSSP; translated from the exons ATGACAACACCCAGAAATTCAGTAAATGGGACTTTCCCAGCAGAGCCAATGAAAGGCCCTATTGCTATGCAACCTGGTCCAAAACCACTCCTCAGGAGGATGTCTTCACTG GCTGTCCAGATTATGAATGGGCTCTTCCACATTGCCCTGGGGGGTCTTCTGATGATCCCAGCAGGGATCTATGCACCCATCTGTGTGACTGTGTGGTACCCTCTGTGGGGAGGCATTATG TATATTATTTCCGGATCACTCCTGGCAGCAACGGAGAAAAACTCCAGGAAGTGTTTG GTCAAAGGAAAAATGATAATGAATTCATTGAGCCTCTTTGCTGCCATTTCTGGAATGATTCTTTCAATCATGGACatacttaatattaaaatttcccattttttaaaaatggagagtCTGAATTTTATTAGAGTTCACACACCATATATTAACATATACAACTGTGAACCAGCTAATCCCTCTGAGAAAAACTCTCCATCTACTCAATACTGTTACAGCATACAATCTCTGTTCCTG GGCATTTTGTCAGTGATGCTGATCTTTGCCTTCTTCCAGGAACTTGTAATAGCTGGCATCGTTGAGAATGAATGGAGAAGAACATGCTCCAGACCCAAATCT agcGTAGTTCTCCTGtcagctgaagaaaaaaaagaacaagtcattgaaataaaagaagaagtgGTTGGGCTAACTGAAACATCTTCCCAACCAAAGAATGAAGAAGAcattgaaattattccaatccaagaagaggaagaagaagaaacagagacaaaCTTTCCAGAACCTCCCCAAGATCAGGAATCTTCACCAATAGAAAATGACAGCTCTCCTTAA
- the MS4A1 gene encoding B-lymphocyte antigen CD20 isoform X1: MTTPRNSVNGTFPAEPMKGPIAMQPGPKPLLRRMSSLVGPTQSFFMRESKALGAVQIMNGLFHIALGGLLMIPAGIYAPICVTVWYPLWGGIMYIISGSLLAATEKNSRKCLVKGKMIMNSLSLFAAISGMILSIMDILNIKISHFLKMESLNFIRVHTPYINIYNCEPANPSEKNSPSTQYCYSIQSLFLGILSVMLIFAFFQELVIAGIVENEWRRTCSRPKSSVVLLSAEEKKEQVIEIKEEVVGLTETSSQPKNEEDIEIIPIQEEEEEETETNFPEPPQDQESSPIENDSSP, from the exons ATGACAACACCCAGAAATTCAGTAAATGGGACTTTCCCAGCAGAGCCAATGAAAGGCCCTATTGCTATGCAACCTGGTCCAAAACCACTCCTCAGGAGGATGTCTTCACTGGTGGGTCCCACGCAAAGCTTCTTCATGAGGGAATCTAAGGCTTTGGGG GCTGTCCAGATTATGAATGGGCTCTTCCACATTGCCCTGGGGGGTCTTCTGATGATCCCAGCAGGGATCTATGCACCCATCTGTGTGACTGTGTGGTACCCTCTGTGGGGAGGCATTATG TATATTATTTCCGGATCACTCCTGGCAGCAACGGAGAAAAACTCCAGGAAGTGTTTG GTCAAAGGAAAAATGATAATGAATTCATTGAGCCTCTTTGCTGCCATTTCTGGAATGATTCTTTCAATCATGGACatacttaatattaaaatttcccattttttaaaaatggagagtCTGAATTTTATTAGAGTTCACACACCATATATTAACATATACAACTGTGAACCAGCTAATCCCTCTGAGAAAAACTCTCCATCTACTCAATACTGTTACAGCATACAATCTCTGTTCCTG GGCATTTTGTCAGTGATGCTGATCTTTGCCTTCTTCCAGGAACTTGTAATAGCTGGCATCGTTGAGAATGAATGGAGAAGAACATGCTCCAGACCCAAATCT agcGTAGTTCTCCTGtcagctgaagaaaaaaaagaacaagtcattgaaataaaagaagaagtgGTTGGGCTAACTGAAACATCTTCCCAACCAAAGAATGAAGAAGAcattgaaattattccaatccaagaagaggaagaagaagaaacagagacaaaCTTTCCAGAACCTCCCCAAGATCAGGAATCTTCACCAATAGAAAATGACAGCTCTCCTTAA